TTCATTGACTCTCTTATTTAAATTTGTGCGTTGTATAAAAGAAGTTTGGTGATATGCCGTTTGCTCATTTATAAAATTTACTGAGCTAGTGTACATTGTATAACGTTACATTCTTATTTTTGTGTTTCTTCTCTTGATTACCACATGCCACGATCTGTTATTCTAATCTCGGTCATTTTAATAGTCTCTTCACTTTCACGAAACATGACCGACAAGTTTAAAGATAAATTATTAGACATTGACCCACAGAAAAACGCTTTGCCGTGATTTGTTAATTATTACACCAAAACGGCCAAAGTTGATGTTAGATATGAAAACGACAAAATGTTTTCCGATAGAGGTAGACCAAATTCTGAACCGAACCGAGTTAAGTTGAGTTCACTATGCGCTTGGGCTTGAGTATAATCAGAATTAGTTTCCGTTTTGCGGTCTTCTCCGGTTTACAAATATGTATTCAAATCAAAGTACCTACAAATAAATTAATGTCATCAATCAATAAAAACAATATTTGTCGGCAAGAAGTTGGTGTATGTGACACGTCATGCGGCATAACTCGTGGTTTGAAGAAGCATGGCCACAAAGCTCACATGACGCTTAGCTAATACTTTCAACATCACACAGTTCACTCTAATCTGTCACCTACACGTAAACATCACCGTTTCGGTGCATCTTCCGCCTTTGTATTCCGTTACCAATTTTAATCGTAACGCTTTAAATTTTTAAAAACAGAGATATCGGTGATTTTTTAAGGTGATGTTTCTAGATATACTGCATATGGAGTATATTTTAGTGTGATTTTTTTCCTTTTCTCCGGAAGGAAAACGTGGTTGAGAGGCAACTAATAGTTAGTTTCTGACACAACCTATGTTAATAAATAGAAAAATATAATCTAAGATAATAGTTTCTGTTTCTACAAGGACACGTTGTCTGTAACGCTGAGTTCCAAGTGTTCAGTATTCACCGGCTCTTGTGGTCTTCCCTTGTCGGTTGCCGGCATAGACGGTTAATCTCACAGGCACGTGTCCATGTCCTTCCGCTCCGTAATGCTTCCAACACCTTGATAAAATTAATATTACCAGTGTACTAATCAGGACCTCCATCTTCTAAAACCTTTAGTAGTATCACCCAAAGTTTTAATTTGTTTTATTTAGACCCAATCTGACAACAAAATTGACATCTTTATACATCTATCTATTATTACCAAAATCATGGAGCTTAACACAATGGTCTACTGCGCAAACAGCAGAATTTATGTTCTGCAAATGTCAATGGTTATTTGTGACAATTAAATCATGTTTTGTAGTCGTTAAGTTAATGATATATTTCAATATTTAGCAATAAAATTTCAAACATCAAATTGTTAGATTGACGATTCTAATTACCAGATCTGCGTAACAATAATGATTTGATCGAGAATGACTAATGGAAACAAAATTCATTATTATTACACTTATCTTTCAACGATGTAGGGAGAGTTTACAAAGTCGTGAAAGTTTTGAGAGAAAATTGTGAACCGTGAGATAGTTTGGTAGCAGCCGAAGCGAATTAAATATAGTTTCCATTTGTTTATTACAGAACATTTAAAAAAGGTAAAAGAAACAGAATCTCCTTGTTTCTCGAGCAATCTTAAAACTCTTCTCTCTACTTAGCTTTACGCCATCAACGAGAACCACATAAAGAACGTCTCTCCTTTCCCGGAGATTTTAGCTCGGTCCTCGCAACGTATCCAATATTTCCGGCGACGGAATCTCTCCTATCCCCTTTCTTCCCTCTTAATTGATAACCATGCTCCCCGTCTCAAATCCAACCAGTCCTGAACGCCTCCTCAAGAAATCGAGAACACCAGACAAAACCACCACCGACACTGATCAGAAAATCTCCTTCAACTCTGTCGGAAACTCGTCCGCTAACCGCTCTGCCTCCATCGCCGCCTCCCGGAGCCACTGTACATGGCTCATCCTCTCTCTCCTCTGTCTCCAGCTCCTCCTCTTCCTCACTCTACGCTCCATCGCTTTCCCCAGCCGTCGCACCCCTGGAAACTTCCCTTCCCCCGCCGTCTCCGTCTCCGTCTCCTCCATCGAGTCTCTCTTCACCTCCGATGAGCCTCTCTTAACCTCCGACGAGTCTCTACCCACCCGAACCCGCTCCGAACCCGACGACTCCGGGCGATGCGAAACGGGTCGGGTATTCGTCTACGACATGCCGAAGATCTTCAACGAAGTGATCCTGCAAGAGTGCGACAATCTCAACCCGTGGAGCTCTCGCTGCGACGCGCTTTCCAACGACGGCTTCGGCAAAGAAGCGACGTCGTTGAAAGGCGTGATCCCTGACGATTTGGTTCCTTCATGGTTCTGGACTGATCAGTTCGTCTCCGAGATCATCTTCCACAACCGGATCCTCAACCACCGTTGCCGGACTTATGATCCGGAGTCCGCGACGGCGTTCTACATCCCGTTCTACGCTGGACTCGCTGTCGGTCAATATTTATGGTCTAATTACGCGGCGGCTGATCGTGACCGTCATTGTAAGATGATGACTGAGTGGGTCAGGGAACAACCTTACTGGAATAGATCCAACGGATGGGATCATTTCATTACCATGGGTCGCATCACATGGGATTTTCGCAGAACCAAAGACGAAGATTGGGGATCTAACTGTATCTACATCCC
The DNA window shown above is from Brassica oleracea var. oleracea cultivar TO1000 chromosome C3, BOL, whole genome shotgun sequence and carries:
- the LOC106335778 gene encoding xyloglucan galactosyltransferase KATAMARI1 homolog, encoding MLPVSNPTSPERLLKKSRTPDKTTTDTDQKISFNSVGNSSANRSASIAASRSHCTWLILSLLCLQLLLFLTLRSIAFPSRRTPGNFPSPAVSVSVSSIESLFTSDEPLLTSDESLPTRTRSEPDDSGRCETGRVFVYDMPKIFNEVILQECDNLNPWSSRCDALSNDGFGKEATSLKGVIPDDLVPSWFWTDQFVSEIIFHNRILNHRCRTYDPESATAFYIPFYAGLAVGQYLWSNYAAADRDRHCKMMTEWVREQPYWNRSNGWDHFITMGRITWDFRRTKDEDWGSNCIYIPGMRNITRLLIERNSWDHFDVGVPYPTGFHPRSDSDVVKWQDFVRNRRREALFCFAGAPRAGIQNDFRGLLLDHCKESQGACRTVNCTGGKCSNGSSAILETFLGSDFCLQPRGDSFTRRSIFDCMLAGSIPVFFWRRTAYMQYQWFLPKEPGSYSVYIDRNEVKNGTTSIKEVLERFSKEDVRRMREKVIELIPNLVYAKSLNGLETFKDAFDVALDGVFRRFKEQENWYKWR